From Arcobacter sp. CECT 8986, a single genomic window includes:
- a CDS encoding enoyl-ACP reductase codes for MNEFMNGKTLVISGGTKGIGKACVYKFAQEGVNIAFTYNSNEQVALDIVNDVESKFGVKCRCYSLNILEPENYKELFEEIDKDFDRVDFFISNAMIYGRAVVGGYGKFMKLRPRGLNNIYTATVNAFVCGAQQAAKRMQKVGGGAIVSLSSTGNLVYIENYAGHGTNKAAVEAMVRYAASELGEMGIRVNAVSGGPIDTDALKAFTNYEEVRDKTAELSPLNRMGQPTDLASACYFLCTQEASWVTGHTLIVDGGTTFK; via the coding sequence ATGAATGAATTTATGAATGGGAAGACATTAGTTATTTCAGGTGGGACTAAAGGAATTGGAAAAGCTTGTGTTTACAAATTTGCACAAGAGGGAGTAAATATTGCATTTACTTACAATTCAAATGAACAAGTTGCACTTGATATAGTTAATGATGTTGAGTCAAAATTTGGAGTAAAATGTAGATGTTACTCTTTAAATATTCTAGAACCAGAAAACTACAAAGAGTTATTTGAAGAGATTGATAAAGACTTTGATAGAGTTGATTTCTTTATTTCAAATGCTATGATTTATGGTAGAGCAGTAGTTGGTGGTTATGGAAAATTTATGAAACTTAGACCTAGAGGATTAAATAACATTTATACTGCAACTGTAAATGCTTTTGTTTGTGGTGCACAACAAGCTGCAAAAAGAATGCAAAAAGTTGGTGGTGGAGCAATTGTTAGTTTAAGTAGTACAGGAAATCTTGTATATATTGAAAACTATGCAGGTCATGGTACTAATAAAGCAGCAGTTGAAGCTATGGTTAGATATGCAGCATCAGAACTTGGAGAGATGGGAATTCGAGTAAATGCTGTAAGTGGTGGTCCAATTGATACAGATGCATTAAAAGCATTTACAAACTATGAAGAAGTTAGGGATAAAACAGCTGAGTTATCACCATTAAATAGAATGGGACAGCCAACTGATTTAGCAAGTGCATGTTACTTTTTATGTACGCAAGAGGCTTCATGGGTAACTGGACATACACTTATCGTAGATGGTGGGACTACGTTTAAATAA
- a CDS encoding endonuclease/exonuclease/phosphatase family protein, whose translation MKKTIIFLILIYSFLFSKEFTVASYNVENFFDLNYDKTEYKEFIPNASHWNKKAYKTKLSNVLKVLDDLNADVIALQEIESKKVVEELIKNLPQYKYYDFIKYNNSSVGVAILSKIEIVNNKQINVRFQDKTFRPILETTLILDGIKFKVFNNHWPSKRSKERYRVKYAYELLNRLKQLPLDMDYIIVGDLNSNYNENQTLYSNKRLNDTLHITGINDILNTTINNNFVSKGMIKDKEYLHYNLWLELAYNDRYSYIFKSNNSTPDNMIIPASLFDNKNISYKNNSFNVFKPKYLINNRKINRWNMRKQDGFSDHLPIYATFTTSKVDKSSIKKELSSIKSLYEVTQINEPFLLKDAVVIYKDKNSAIIKQKNNRAIFIYNAKDLQLNASYDLKVFSIKEFYGLKEIDKYKVEKVNKKLDNIDSLYINKFEDFSNLNLQNEVIKDLVFEYKNNYLYYENSKIRVYFKNKNLIPKKSSKLLIKKAQIGYFKKSPQIVIYNKDDFKILD comes from the coding sequence ATGAAAAAAACAATAATCTTTTTAATTTTAATATACTCTTTTTTATTTTCAAAAGAGTTTACAGTAGCCTCTTATAATGTAGAGAACTTCTTTGATTTAAATTATGATAAAACTGAATATAAAGAGTTTATTCCAAATGCTTCACACTGGAATAAAAAAGCTTATAAAACAAAACTTTCAAATGTACTCAAAGTTTTAGATGATTTAAATGCTGATGTTATTGCACTACAAGAGATAGAATCAAAAAAAGTAGTTGAAGAGTTAATAAAAAATCTTCCTCAATATAAATATTATGATTTTATAAAATATAATAATAGTAGTGTTGGCGTTGCAATATTAAGTAAAATAGAAATAGTTAATAATAAGCAAATCAATGTAAGATTTCAAGATAAAACATTTAGACCAATTCTTGAAACAACACTTATTTTAGATGGTATAAAATTTAAAGTATTTAATAATCACTGGCCATCAAAAAGATCAAAAGAGAGATATAGAGTAAAATATGCTTACGAACTACTAAATAGACTAAAACAACTTCCTTTGGATATGGACTATATTATAGTAGGTGATTTAAACTCGAATTATAATGAAAATCAAACACTTTACTCAAATAAAAGACTAAATGATACTTTACATATAACTGGAATAAATGATATATTAAATACAACGATAAACAACAACTTTGTATCAAAAGGCATGATAAAAGATAAAGAGTACTTACACTATAACTTGTGGCTTGAACTAGCCTATAATGATAGATATTCATATATATTTAAATCAAATAATTCAACACCGGATAATATGATAATTCCTGCAAGTTTATTTGATAATAAAAATATCTCATATAAAAATAATAGTTTTAATGTATTTAAACCAAAATACTTAATAAACAATAGAAAAATAAATAGATGGAATATGAGAAAACAAGATGGATTTTCAGACCATTTACCAATATATGCAACTTTTACTACAAGTAAAGTAGATAAAAGTAGTATAAAAAAAGAGTTATCTTCTATAAAAAGTCTATATGAAGTTACACAAATAAATGAGCCATTTTTACTAAAAGATGCAGTTGTAATATACAAAGATAAAAATAGTGCTATTATAAAACAAAAAAACAATAGAGCTATATTTATTTATAATGCAAAAGATTTGCAACTAAATGCTTCATATGATTTAAAAGTGTTTTCAATAAAAGAGTTTTATGGATTAAAAGAGATTGATAAATATAAAGTAGAAAAAGTAAATAAAAAGCTAGATAATATAGATAGTTTATATATCAATAAATTTGAAGATTTTTCTAATTTAAACTTACAAAATGAAGTAATAAAAGATTTAGTTTTTGAATATAAAAACAACTACTTATATTATGAAAATAGTAAAATCAGAGTCTATTTTAAAAATAAAAATTTAATTCCTAAAAAAAGCTCTAAACTTTTAATAAAAAAAGCTCAAATAGGTTATTTTAAAAAATCACCTCAAATTGTGATATACAATAAAGATGATTTTAAAATATTAGACTAA
- the murJ gene encoding murein biosynthesis integral membrane protein MurJ, with product MLIKSIFTNSSGILFSRILGFIRDLLTASILGANIYSDIFFVAFKLPNLFRRIFAEGAFTQAFIPAYAKAKFKIRFSSIIFLQLIGFLIVLSLFVTFFSNLITKAIALGFDEKTIKLAAPLVAINFYYLPLIFIVTFMAALLQYKNHFATTAFSTALLNLALIAALLISKNLDKYEITYYLSYSVLVGGLLQVLVHILAIKKKNLLKIFTFKKHEKKEENRFYKSFLGATIGSSTAHISAFLDTWLASFLVSGSISYLYYANRVFQLPLALFAIATSTALFPMIAKAIKNKDEKRALYLLRKSTIILFGLLFVATLIGIVFNDFIIWLLFERGAFNSTDTQNTALILTMYLIGLVPFGIAKIFSLWLYSHEKQFIAAKISMKALAFNIIFSLALIMPYKAAGLALASTLSGFILFYLTIKEFGLIKFFNLFKN from the coding sequence ATGTTAATTAAATCAATTTTTACAAATAGTAGTGGTATTTTATTTTCAAGAATATTAGGTTTTATAAGAGACCTTTTAACAGCATCAATCTTAGGTGCAAATATTTATAGTGATATATTTTTTGTAGCCTTTAAACTTCCCAATCTTTTTAGACGTATTTTTGCAGAAGGTGCATTTACCCAAGCATTTATTCCAGCATATGCAAAAGCAAAATTTAAAATTAGATTTTCTTCAATTATTTTTTTACAATTAATTGGTTTTTTGATTGTTTTGTCTTTGTTTGTAACTTTTTTTTCAAACTTAATTACAAAAGCTATTGCACTAGGATTTGATGAAAAGACAATAAAACTTGCAGCACCTTTAGTTGCAATAAACTTTTACTATTTACCTTTGATATTTATAGTTACTTTTATGGCTGCACTTTTACAATATAAAAATCATTTTGCAACAACTGCTTTTTCTACTGCACTTTTAAACTTAGCATTAATTGCAGCACTTTTAATATCAAAAAATTTAGATAAATACGAAATAACTTATTATCTATCATATAGTGTTTTAGTTGGTGGATTATTGCAAGTATTGGTACATATTTTAGCTATAAAAAAGAAAAATCTATTAAAAATATTTACTTTTAAAAAACATGAGAAAAAAGAAGAAAATAGATTTTATAAAAGTTTTTTAGGTGCTACAATAGGAAGTTCTACTGCACATATCTCTGCTTTTTTAGATACTTGGCTTGCTTCATTTTTAGTTAGTGGCTCAATCTCATATTTATATTATGCAAATAGAGTATTTCAACTTCCTTTAGCACTATTTGCAATAGCAACATCAACTGCTTTATTTCCCATGATTGCAAAAGCTATTAAAAACAAAGATGAAAAAAGAGCTTTATATTTATTAAGAAAATCAACTATTATTTTATTTGGTTTGCTTTTTGTAGCAACTTTAATAGGAATTGTTTTTAATGATTTTATTATCTGGCTTTTATTTGAAAGAGGTGCTTTTAATTCAACTGATACACAAAATACTGCGCTTATTTTAACTATGTATTTAATTGGTCTTGTACCATTTGGTATTGCAAAAATTTTTTCATTATGGTTATATTCACATGAAAAACAATTCATTGCAGCTAAAATTTCGATGAAAGCGTTAGCCTTTAACATTATTTTTTCTTTGGCACTTATTATGCCTTATAAAGCAGCTGGACTTGCCCTTGCTAGCACGCTTAGTGGATTTATACTATTTTATTTAACTATTAAAGAATTTGGATTAATTAAATTCTTCAATCTTTTTAAAAACTAA
- a CDS encoding ferritin family protein, with protein sequence MRQYESYRCNKCGNVVEVQSVGGGELHCCGEKMEMITENLTAVNLMKAFAGESMARNKYEYYAKVAQKEGYRDIAEHFQRAANNEKKHANLELRAYNEMLKGKELGDTVENLIDAIAGESYENETMYPDFAKIAKDDGNRKISKMLELIGQIEIEHENMYKSLLERLQSGKEYESEDEEEEWICEVCGHVHRGKKPPKACPVCKHPQEYFSRQNTKK encoded by the coding sequence ATGAGACAATACGAATCATATAGATGTAATAAATGTGGAAATGTAGTTGAAGTTCAATCAGTTGGTGGAGGAGAACTTCACTGTTGTGGTGAAAAAATGGAGATGATTACAGAAAATTTAACAGCTGTAAATCTAATGAAAGCCTTCGCTGGTGAATCAATGGCAAGAAATAAGTATGAATACTATGCAAAAGTTGCGCAAAAAGAAGGATATAGAGATATTGCTGAACATTTTCAAAGAGCAGCAAATAATGAGAAAAAACATGCTAACTTAGAACTAAGAGCATACAATGAGATGCTAAAAGGTAAAGAGTTAGGTGATACTGTTGAAAATCTAATTGATGCAATTGCTGGTGAAAGCTATGAAAATGAAACAATGTATCCTGATTTTGCAAAAATTGCTAAAGATGATGGAAATAGAAAAATTTCTAAAATGCTTGAATTAATCGGTCAAATTGAGATTGAGCACGAGAATATGTATAAATCACTTCTTGAAAGATTACAAAGTGGTAAAGAGTATGAAAGTGAAGATGAAGAGGAAGAGTGGATTTGTGAAGTATGTGGACATGTACATAGAGGTAAAAAACCACCAAAAGCCTGTCCTGTATGTAAACACCCTCAAGAATACTTCTCAAGACAAAATACAAAAAAATAG
- a CDS encoding calcium/sodium antiporter, whose amino-acid sequence MDFVIFIISMSALIYGAEFIIQQSEKIALHYNISHFVIGATLVAVGTSLPEMAVSMSASIKGSGDIAVANVIGSTIFNIALVLGCVFLIAKKVNPTRDLFAKDSAWSLFPILIFILMSIDGKLNEVDGILFLFLMGGYLLFLINSNQVEEIDEELAKERFAWGKTLLLLAIGFVFVVVGADFAIDSASNIARTFGVSEWVIGLFLIAFGTSLPELTISIKSAMKNNADLAIGNIIGSNVANFTMVLGVSSIINDLKVDLSANFFDIAAAFIVSLMLVFITANKLYNKSAGIALLVVLGLVIQNSLA is encoded by the coding sequence ATGGATTTTGTAATATTTATAATATCAATGTCTGCTTTGATTTATGGTGCTGAATTTATTATTCAACAAAGTGAAAAAATTGCACTACACTACAATATATCTCATTTTGTAATTGGTGCAACTTTAGTTGCAGTTGGAACAAGTCTTCCAGAAATGGCAGTTTCTATGTCTGCTTCTATAAAAGGTAGTGGAGATATTGCAGTTGCAAATGTAATTGGTAGTACTATTTTTAATATTGCATTAGTTTTAGGATGTGTATTTTTAATAGCAAAAAAAGTAAATCCAACAAGAGATTTATTTGCAAAAGATTCTGCTTGGTCACTTTTTCCTATTTTAATATTTATTTTAATGTCAATAGATGGAAAATTAAATGAAGTAGATGGTATTTTATTTCTATTTTTGATGGGTGGATATTTACTATTTTTAATAAACTCAAATCAAGTAGAAGAGATTGATGAAGAGCTTGCAAAAGAGAGATTTGCTTGGGGTAAAACACTACTTTTATTAGCTATTGGTTTTGTATTTGTTGTAGTTGGAGCTGATTTTGCAATTGATAGTGCTTCAAATATAGCAAGAACTTTTGGAGTTAGTGAATGGGTAATTGGACTATTTCTTATCGCATTTGGTACAAGTTTACCTGAATTAACTATATCTATTAAATCAGCTATGAAAAATAATGCAGACTTAGCAATTGGGAACATTATAGGTTCAAATGTAGCTAACTTTACTATGGTTTTAGGAGTAAGTTCAATTATAAATGATTTAAAAGTTGATTTGAGTGCAAACTTCTTTGATATAGCAGCTGCATTTATAGTTTCTTTAATGCTAGTATTTATAACTGCAAATAAACTTTATAATAAATCTGCTGGAATTGCTTTATTGGTGGTATTAGGATTAGTGATACAAAATAGCTTAGCTTAA
- the dapA gene encoding 4-hydroxy-tetrahydrodipicolinate synthase — protein sequence MENIIGAMTALITPFKNGQVDTEKYESLIKRQIDQGMDVVVPVGTTGESATLSHEEHRLCIEIAVATCKNTGVKVLAGAGSNATHEAVGIAKHAQKVGADGLLSVAPYYNKPTQEGLYQHYKTIASSVEIPFMLYNVPGRTGVDIEADTAIRLFDEVSNIFAIKEATGSLERSIELSSKRPEFCVISGDDAIDYPMLANGGKGIISVTANLLPNYKSKLVHSVFDKDFDTAKKINDELYAINKALFLESNPVPIKAAMYIVGLIDTLEYRLPLTPPSKETMKILEEVIKGYEVIK from the coding sequence ATGGAGAATATCATTGGTGCAATGACCGCACTTATTACACCGTTCAAAAATGGACAAGTTGACACAGAAAAATATGAGTCACTTATCAAAAGACAAATAGATCAAGGTATGGATGTTGTTGTTCCTGTTGGAACTACTGGGGAGAGTGCAACATTATCACACGAAGAACATAGATTATGTATCGAAATAGCAGTAGCTACTTGTAAGAACACTGGTGTAAAAGTATTAGCAGGTGCGGGTTCAAATGCAACACATGAAGCAGTAGGAATTGCAAAACACGCTCAAAAAGTTGGTGCAGATGGACTTTTATCTGTTGCTCCATATTATAATAAACCAACTCAAGAGGGTCTTTATCAACACTACAAAACAATAGCTAGCTCTGTTGAAATTCCTTTTATGTTATATAACGTACCAGGTAGAACTGGAGTTGATATTGAAGCAGATACTGCCATTAGATTATTTGATGAAGTATCAAATATATTTGCTATTAAAGAAGCAACAGGTTCTTTAGAAAGATCAATAGAATTAAGTTCTAAAAGACCTGAATTTTGTGTAATCTCTGGTGATGATGCTATTGATTATCCAATGCTTGCAAATGGTGGTAAAGGAATTATATCAGTTACAGCTAATTTACTACCAAATTATAAAAGTAAATTAGTACATAGCGTTTTTGATAAAGATTTCGATACTGCAAAAAAAATAAATGATGAACTATACGCTATAAATAAAGCTCTATTTTTAGAGAGTAATCCTGTACCTATTAAAGCAGCAATGTATATTGTTGGATTAATTGATACATTAGAGTATAGATTACCATTAACACCTCCTTCAAAGGAGACTATGAAAATTTTAGAAGAAGTTATTAAAGGATATGAGGTAATAAAATAA
- a CDS encoding M16 family metallopeptidase — protein sequence MFFINILKRVKYLLFFTIFVGELMSSSLPKYYTKTLENGLQIVAIPMDNGSNVISTDIFYDVGSKDEKMGKSGIAHMLEHLNFKSSKNLKAGEFDEIVKGFGGVNNASTSFDFTHYYIKSSSKNMAKSLELFAELMQNLTLKDEEFQPERDVVAEERRWRTDNNPMGYMQFRLFNNAYIYHPYHWTPIGFMSDIKNWSIEDIRDFHSTFYQPKNAVVVVAGDIKKEDVFAQTEKYFKNIENKKDIVRQSYTVEPKQDGAKRVVVNRDTQVEMLTIAYHIPNYEDKDQVALSALSELLSSGKSSLLQKILVDEKKLVNSVYAYNIELKDPGLFLFSAVCNEGVKAKDVEKEILKIIKLVKDGDVSKKDIDKIKINTKADFIFSLESSTSVASILGSYFIRGNIKPLFEYESDLDKLKKEDIINVAKKYLTKDNSTTVILKKQK from the coding sequence ATGTTTTTCATAAATATTTTAAAAAGAGTTAAATATCTTTTATTTTTCACTATTTTTGTGGGGGAATTAATGAGTAGCAGTCTACCAAAATATTATACTAAAACTTTAGAAAATGGATTACAAATCGTAGCTATTCCTATGGATAATGGTTCAAATGTTATCTCTACTGACATCTTCTATGATGTGGGTAGTAAAGATGAAAAAATGGGTAAAAGTGGTATTGCACATATGCTTGAACACCTTAACTTCAAATCATCAAAGAACCTAAAAGCTGGTGAATTTGATGAAATTGTAAAAGGTTTTGGTGGAGTAAATAATGCAAGTACTAGTTTTGACTTTACTCATTATTATATAAAATCAAGTTCTAAAAACATGGCTAAATCTTTAGAACTTTTTGCAGAACTTATGCAAAATCTTACTTTAAAAGATGAAGAGTTTCAACCAGAAAGAGATGTTGTAGCAGAAGAGAGAAGATGGAGAACAGATAATAATCCTATGGGTTATATGCAATTTAGACTATTTAACAATGCATATATTTATCATCCATACCACTGGACTCCTATTGGTTTTATGAGTGACATCAAAAACTGGTCTATTGAAGATATAAGAGATTTTCATAGTACTTTTTATCAACCAAAAAACGCAGTTGTAGTAGTTGCAGGTGATATTAAAAAAGAAGATGTATTTGCTCAAACAGAAAAATACTTTAAAAATATAGAAAATAAAAAAGATATTGTAAGACAAAGTTATACAGTTGAACCAAAACAAGATGGTGCAAAAAGAGTAGTTGTAAATAGAGACACTCAAGTAGAGATGTTGACAATTGCTTACCATATACCAAATTATGAAGATAAAGACCAAGTTGCACTAAGTGCACTTAGCGAACTTTTAAGTTCAGGTAAAAGTTCACTTCTACAAAAAATATTAGTAGATGAAAAGAAACTTGTAAATTCTGTTTATGCTTATAATATAGAATTAAAAGACCCTGGATTATTTCTATTTTCAGCAGTTTGCAACGAAGGGGTTAAAGCAAAAGATGTTGAAAAAGAGATATTAAAAATAATTAAGCTTGTGAAAGATGGAGATGTTTCTAAAAAAGATATTGATAAAATAAAAATCAATACAAAAGCAGATTTTATTTTTTCACTTGAAAGCTCAACATCTGTAGCTTCTATTTTAGGTAGCTACTTTATAAGAGGAAATATTAAGCCTCTGTTTGAGTATGAAAGTGACTTAGATAAGCTTAAAAAAGAAGACATTATAAATGTAGCGAAAAAATATCTTACAAAAGATAATTCAACTACAGTTATTTTGAAAAAACAAAAATAA
- a CDS encoding quinone-dependent dihydroorotate dehydrogenase → MFNYKNLKKLLFLFQPETAHNLAEIALRVLPKITILNNYLTKRNFVDDDKLTQEIFGVKFLNPVGLAAGFDKNSTMVKAMPALGFGYTEIGTMTPRPQDGNPKPRMFRYPSRNSVQNAMGFNNEGSHAVWKNLNKVYPNVLPIGVNIGKNKTTPKEYALSDYKMLIKKFKDTADYLAINISSPNTPNLRDLQNEEFITSLFQMAKEITDKPILLKIAPDMNAQMAIELCKTAVDAGAAGIIATNTTIDYDLIPGCKDFGGLSGEVLTEKSYLLFKEIAKELYGKTVLISVGGVSNAQEAYRRIKAGASLVQSYTGMIFEGPSMVKSINEGLLELMKQDGYNNISEAIGADLKD, encoded by the coding sequence TTGTTTAACTATAAAAATTTAAAAAAGCTACTATTTTTATTTCAACCAGAGACAGCACATAATCTTGCAGAGATAGCACTAAGAGTATTACCAAAAATCACAATACTTAATAATTATTTAACAAAAAGAAATTTTGTTGATGATGATAAACTAACTCAAGAGATATTTGGTGTAAAATTTTTAAATCCAGTTGGACTAGCAGCTGGTTTTGATAAAAATTCAACTATGGTAAAAGCTATGCCAGCTTTAGGATTTGGATATACAGAAATTGGAACAATGACTCCAAGACCTCAAGATGGAAATCCTAAACCTAGAATGTTTAGATATCCTTCAAGAAACTCTGTTCAAAATGCGATGGGTTTTAATAATGAAGGTTCACATGCAGTTTGGAAAAATTTAAATAAAGTTTATCCAAATGTATTACCAATTGGTGTAAATATTGGTAAAAATAAAACAACACCAAAAGAGTATGCTTTAAGTGATTATAAGATGCTTATTAAAAAATTTAAAGATACTGCAGATTATTTAGCAATAAATATCTCAAGTCCAAATACACCAAATCTTAGAGATTTACAAAATGAAGAGTTTATTACATCTTTATTTCAAATGGCAAAAGAGATAACAGATAAGCCAATATTATTAAAAATTGCTCCAGATATGAATGCACAAATGGCGATAGAACTATGTAAAACTGCTGTTGATGCAGGAGCTGCTGGTATTATTGCAACAAATACAACAATAGATTATGACTTAATTCCGGGTTGTAAAGACTTTGGTGGATTAAGTGGAGAAGTATTAACTGAAAAATCTTATTTATTATTTAAAGAGATTGCTAAAGAATTATATGGTAAAACAGTACTTATTTCTGTAGGTGGGGTAAGTAATGCACAAGAAGCATATAGAAGAATAAAAGCTGGTGCAAGTTTAGTTCAATCATATACAGGAATGATTTTTGAAGGACCTTCTATGGTAAAAAGCATAAATGAAGGTTTACTTGAATTAATGAAACAAGATGGATATAACAATATCAGTGAAGCAATTGGAGCTGATTTAAAAGACTAA
- a CDS encoding ABC transporter ATP-binding protein, producing MKEFFKQYVPYYKDYKLKFFYAFIGMALAAGGTAGSAYVVKPLLDEIFIAKNLTMLYTIPALVIGLYFAKGFGKYIQSYYISYIGQDIIRKVRDNLLRHTLTLDMEFFQKKHGGELISRITNDINKIQSAVSSQIAEFSKEALTVFALIFVTIYQSGELAFYGLVIMPLAIIPLSKLAKKMKKLSYASQESISDITTHLNEVFNNIEIIKANSTEKLETDKFEKHNKHFFNISIKAVKTNELVSPVMETLGAFAIAIVIVLGGTKVINGDLTVGEFFSFMTALFMLYTPIKKISSLYNKMQSALAANDRINSLLAVKSSIPSGHLIIDEEINEISFKDVSLKYDEVPALNNISLKVKKGETLALVGDSGGGKSSLVNLIIRFYETNDGTITFNDDNIKDINIESLRNSVSIVTQRVYIFNDTVCENIAYGQEIDEDRIIKALKQAHAYNFVSEMENGIHTKLDEFGTNLSGGQRQRIAIARALYKNPQILILDEATSALDNESESIISEVIDEISKDKITFIIAHRLSTVKHATNIAVFKKGEIVCIGNEKQLKKDCEEYKRLHNLANI from the coding sequence ATGAAAGAATTTTTTAAACAATATGTTCCATATTATAAAGATTATAAATTAAAATTTTTCTATGCATTCATTGGTATGGCACTAGCAGCAGGTGGAACGGCTGGTTCTGCATATGTTGTAAAACCTTTACTTGATGAGATATTCATAGCCAAAAATTTAACTATGCTTTACACTATTCCAGCACTTGTAATTGGATTATATTTTGCAAAAGGATTTGGAAAATATATCCAATCTTATTATATTTCTTATATTGGTCAAGATATTATTAGAAAAGTTAGAGATAATTTATTAAGACATACACTAACTTTAGATATGGAGTTTTTCCAGAAAAAACATGGTGGAGAGTTAATATCAAGAATAACCAATGATATTAATAAAATCCAATCTGCTGTTTCAAGTCAAATTGCAGAATTTTCAAAAGAGGCTCTAACTGTATTTGCTTTAATTTTTGTAACTATTTATCAAAGTGGTGAACTTGCTTTTTATGGTCTTGTTATTATGCCACTTGCAATTATTCCTTTATCTAAACTTGCTAAAAAAATGAAAAAATTATCTTATGCTTCACAAGAGAGTATTTCTGATATTACTACACATTTAAATGAAGTTTTTAATAATATAGAGATAATTAAAGCTAACTCAACAGAGAAACTTGAAACTGATAAATTTGAAAAACATAATAAACACTTTTTTAATATCTCAATTAAAGCAGTTAAAACAAATGAACTTGTATCACCAGTAATGGAAACTTTAGGAGCATTTGCTATTGCTATTGTTATTGTACTTGGTGGTACAAAAGTAATTAATGGTGATTTAACAGTGGGAGAGTTTTTCTCTTTTATGACAGCACTATTTATGCTTTATACACCTATCAAAAAAATCTCATCTTTATATAATAAAATGCAATCTGCACTTGCAGCAAATGATAGAATCAATTCATTACTAGCAGTAAAAAGTTCTATTCCTTCAGGTCATTTAATTATAGATGAAGAGATAAATGAAATTTCTTTTAAAGATGTGTCTTTAAAATATGATGAAGTTCCAGCTTTAAATAATATCTCACTAAAAGTAAAAAAAGGTGAAACACTTGCATTAGTTGGTGATAGTGGTGGAGGTAAATCTTCACTTGTAAATCTTATTATTAGATTTTATGAAACTAATGATGGAACTATTACTTTTAATGATGATAATATAAAAGATATTAATATTGAATCTTTAAGAAATAGTGTATCAATCGTAACGCAAAGAGTATATATTTTTAATGATACAGTATGTGAAAATATCGCTTATGGTCAAGAAATTGATGAAGATAGAATCATAAAAGCATTAAAACAAGCCCATGCATACAATTTTGTTAGTGAAATGGAAAATGGAATTCACACAAAATTAGATGAGTTTGGTACAAACTTAAGTGGTGGACAAAGACAAAGAATAGCAATTGCTAGAGCATTATATAAAAATCCACAAATTCTAATTTTAGATGAAGCTACATCTGCACTTGATAATGAGAGTGAATCTATCATCTCTGAAGTAATTGATGAAATCAGTAAAGATAAGATTACATTTATTATTGCTCATAGATTAAGTACAGTAAAACATGCAACAAATATAGCCGTATTTAAAAAAGGTGAAATTGTGTGTATTGGAAACGAAAAACAACTTAAAAAAGATTGTGAAGAGTATAAAAGACTACACAATCTAGCGAATATTTAA
- a CDS encoding Fur family transcriptional regulator: protein MMNYTTLLKEYNLKVTPQRVAIVEELYMNGHMNIDDLYKKLLAKFPSISLATIYKNVNAMIEKVFLNEVKIPNSKSVYELVKEEHSHLVCSSCGRIEDLELDVSSLVEEATTLKNYTIKQSSVVFTGLCPHCAK, encoded by the coding sequence ATGATGAACTATACAACTTTGTTAAAAGAGTATAATTTAAAAGTGACACCACAAAGAGTTGCAATAGTTGAAGAGTTATATATGAATGGTCATATGAATATTGATGATTTGTATAAAAAGCTTTTAGCTAAATTCCCATCTATTTCTCTAGCTACAATTTATAAAAACGTTAATGCGATGATAGAAAAAGTATTTTTAAATGAAGTTAAAATACCAAATTCAAAATCAGTTTATGAATTAGTTAAAGAAGAGCATTCTCATTTAGTTTGTTCATCTTGTGGGAGAATAGAAGATCTAGAATTAGACGTTTCATCTTTAGTAGAAGAAGCGACAACTTTAAAAAATTATACTATAAAACAATCTAGTGTTGTTTTTACAGGACTTTGTCCACACTGCGCAAAATAG